In Castor canadensis chromosome 11, mCasCan1.hap1v2, whole genome shotgun sequence, a single genomic region encodes these proteins:
- the Gpr142 gene encoding LOW QUALITY PROTEIN: probable G-protein coupled receptor 142 (The sequence of the model RefSeq protein was modified relative to this genomic sequence to represent the inferred CDS: inserted 1 base in 1 codon): MLGGSCGXPQEKSLVTWGTEPRNMGLEGPETAGQPQVTLLPTPNGSEPGQMIPERSPCVAGIIPVIYYSVLLSLGLPVNLLTTVALARLASRTRKPSYYYLLALTASDIVTQVVIVFVGFLLQGAVMARQVPRAVVRTANILEFASNHASVWIAVLLTVDRYNALCKPLRHRATASPGRTYRSLAAVLSAALLTSIPFYWWLDVWRDEDSPSLVDKFLKWAHCLLVYFIPCGVFLVTNSAIILRLRKRGQSQVRPWASKSTAILLGVTSLFTLLWAPRIFVMLYHLYVAPVHRDWRVHLALDVANMVAMLNTAVNFGLYCFVSKTFRATVRQVIHDAHLPCTLGSRPEGMVMEPVLKPAGFPKGAGL, encoded by the exons ATGCTGGGAGGGAGCTGTG CACCCCAAGAAAAGTCACTTGTGACCTGGGGCACAGAACCCAGGAACATGGGGCTTGAGGGACCAGAGACAG CTGGACAGCCACAAGTGACCCTGCTGCCCACACCCAATGGAAGTGAGCCAGGCCAGATGATCCCAGAGAGGTCACCCTGTGTGGCTGGTATCATTCCTGTCATCTACTACAGTGTCCTGCTGAGCCTGGGGCTACCTG TCAACCTCCTGACTACAGTGGCCCTGGCCCGCCTTGCCTCCAGAACCAGAAAGCCCTCCTACTACTACCTTCTGGCACTCACAGCCTCGGACATCGTCACACAGGTGGTCATCGTCTTCGTGGGCTTCCTCCTGCAGGGAGCCGTGATGGCCCGCCAGGTCCCCCGGGCTGTGGTGCGTACAGCCAACATTCTGGAGTTTGCCTCCAACCATGCTTCAGTCTGGATTGCTGTCCTGCTCACAGTTGACCGCTACAATGCCTTGTGCAAGCCCCTACGCCACAGGGCCACTGCATCCCCAGGGCGGACCTACCGGTCCCTTGCTGCTGTCCTCAGTGCTGCCCTGCTGACTAGCATTCCCTTCTACTGGtggctggatgtgtggagggATGAAGACTCCCCCAGCCTGGTGGACAAATTCCTCAAGTGGGCCCACTGCCTTCTTGTCTACTTCATCCCTTGTGGTGTTTTCCTGGTCACCAACTCAGCCATTATTCTCCGACTACGAAAGAGAGGTCAGAGTCAGGTACGGCCCTGGGCAAGCAAGAGCACAGCCATTCTCCTGGGGGTCACATCGCTCTTCACCCTCCTTTGGGCCCCCCGGATCTTTGTTATGCTGTACCACTTGTATGTGGCCCCAGTCCACCGGGACTGGAGGGTCCACCTGGCCTTGGATGTGGCCAACATGGTGGCCATGCTGAACACAGCAGTCAACTTTGGCCTTTACTGCTTTGTCAGCAAGACTTTCCGGGCCACTGTCCGGCAGGTCATCCACGATGCCCACCTGCCCTGCACTCTGGGGTCACGGCCAGAGGGCATGGTGATGGAGCCTGTGCTAAAGCCTGCAGGATTCCCCAAAGGAGCAGGATTATAG